One region of bacterium genomic DNA includes:
- a CDS encoding hydantoinase B/oxoprolinase family protein has protein sequence MVLARLDRITVSVIQHRFVAIVAEMGEAMLRTAYSQILNSSRDFSTALTDGEGRLVAQAEHVPIHVGALPWAVRSVAEYFSGRIRPGDLYLLNDPYHGGNHLPDLTVLLPVFADGCLLFWSINRAHQSDIGGSTHGAYNPGATEIWQEGIRVPPLKLYDAGDLRDDVMQMIALNVRHSRDFLGDLRASMGSARLGERRLLRLVAEYGAECVSAAVEEILDGTERQTRACIRSWKNGVYRGEAILDDDGHGARDIAVRATVTKADSALIIDLTESAPQVAGFVNSSYPNTMSAVFMALAYLIDPDIPKNDGTVRPVTVRAKQGTVVWPHAPAPVTLSTNHCGQEIGEAIIKALAGACPERAVAGWSRRFRIALRGVDPRTGRPFIWHMFHARGGGGASAAGDGWPTAGEGQAAGGIKFGSVEVTEVRFPLFLRRHEFRPDSGGAGKFRGGVGSVLEMRADVTAPAVANTAGDGVRHAPYGLFGGQDGLPHRYRLISRGHARVLRTKEVGIVVRPGDMFRIESSGGGGYGDPTLRAPAARAADLANGFVTVRHARPGRAAPRTRSPSTLRRAGTG, from the coding sequence ATGGTGCTCGCACGTCTCGATCGGATCACGGTGTCGGTCATCCAGCATCGCTTCGTCGCGATCGTCGCGGAGATGGGAGAGGCGATGCTGCGGACCGCCTACTCCCAGATCTTGAACTCGAGCCGGGACTTTTCGACCGCCCTCACCGATGGAGAGGGACGGTTGGTGGCTCAGGCCGAGCACGTCCCGATCCATGTGGGCGCGCTTCCCTGGGCCGTGCGGTCTGTGGCGGAGTATTTCTCGGGCCGCATCCGGCCGGGCGATCTCTATCTGCTGAATGACCCGTACCACGGGGGCAACCACCTTCCCGACCTCACCGTGCTGCTGCCGGTGTTCGCGGACGGCTGCCTGCTCTTCTGGTCCATCAATCGGGCGCACCAGAGCGATATCGGGGGATCCACCCACGGCGCCTATAACCCGGGCGCGACGGAGATCTGGCAGGAAGGGATCCGCGTCCCCCCGCTCAAGCTCTACGACGCCGGGGATCTTCGCGACGACGTCATGCAGATGATCGCCCTGAACGTGCGCCATTCGCGCGACTTCCTCGGCGATCTCCGGGCGTCGATGGGCTCGGCCCGGCTCGGCGAGCGCCGGCTGCTCCGGTTGGTGGCCGAGTACGGGGCCGAATGCGTGTCGGCCGCCGTCGAGGAGATCCTCGACGGGACCGAGCGGCAGACCCGCGCCTGCATCCGCTCCTGGAAGAACGGCGTGTACCGGGGCGAGGCGATCCTCGACGACGACGGCCACGGCGCCCGGGACATCGCCGTCCGAGCGACCGTCACCAAGGCGGACAGCGCGCTGATCATCGATCTGACCGAGAGCGCCCCTCAGGTCGCGGGGTTCGTCAACTCGTCCTATCCGAACACGATGTCGGCCGTGTTCATGGCGCTCGCGTACCTCATCGATCCCGACATCCCGAAGAACGACGGCACGGTTCGCCCGGTGACAGTGCGGGCGAAGCAGGGCACCGTGGTGTGGCCGCACGCCCCGGCGCCGGTGACGCTGTCCACCAACCACTGCGGCCAGGAGATCGGCGAGGCCATCATCAAGGCGCTGGCGGGCGCCTGTCCCGAGCGGGCGGTCGCCGGGTGGTCCCGGCGGTTCAGGATTGCGCTCCGGGGCGTCGACCCTCGGACCGGGCGGCCCTTTATCTGGCACATGTTCCATGCCCGCGGCGGCGGCGGTGCCTCCGCCGCGGGCGACGGGTGGCCCACCGCCGGCGAGGGGCAGGCCGCCGGGGGCATCAAGTTCGGGAGCGTCGAGGTGACCGAGGTCCGGTTTCCGCTGTTTCTCCGCCGGCACGAGTTCCGGCCCGATTCGGGCGGCGCGGGGAAGTTTCGCGGCGGAGTTGGATCGGTACTGGAGATGCGGGCCGACGTCACGGCCCCTGCGGTTGCGAACACCGCCGGCGATGGCGTGCGGCACGCCCCCTACGGGCTCTTCGGCGGTCAGGACGGGCTGCCCCACCGGTATCGGCTGATCTCGAGGGGGCATGCCCGAGTGCTTCGGACGAAAGAAGTCGGCATCGTGGTGCGACCGGGCGATATGTTCCGGATCGAATCCTCCGGAGGCGGAGGCTACGGCGATCCCACACTGCGCGCGCCCGCGGCCCGCGCCGCCGATCTCGCGAACGGATTCGTCACCGTCCGTCACGCGCGGCCCGGGCGAGCAGCGCCGCGCACGCGGTCGCCCTCGACGCTGAGACGCGCCGGGACGGGGTGA